In one Shinella zoogloeoides genomic region, the following are encoded:
- the ptsP gene encoding phosphoenolpyruvate--protein phosphotransferase — MRDLSAGPRVLLKRLRELMAEPLEPQERLDQIVRQIAQNMVAEVCSVYVLRSDGVLELYATEGLNPGAVHLAQLKMGQGLVGTIAASARPLNLSDAQSHPAFTYLPETGEEIYHSFLGVPILRTGRALGVLVVQNKASRTYREDEVEALETTAMVIAEMVATGELKKLTKPGLELDLSRPVAIEGASFGEGIGLGYVVLHEPRIVVTNLLNEDSEHELGRLAEALGSLRISIDDMLSRREVSMEGEHREVLETYRMFAHDRGWVRKLEEAIRNGLTAEAAVERVQSETKARMIRMTDPYLRERMHDFDDLANRLLRQLTGYGAKLSASSFPNDAIIVARAMGAAELLDYPRQNVRGLVLEEGAVTSHVVIVARAMGISVVGQAAGAVALAENGDPIIVDGDDARVHLRPLPDLQRSYEEKVRFRARRQEQYRALRAVEPLTRDGREINLQMNAGLLVDLPHLNESGASGIGLFRTELQFMIASTMPKAEEQEAFYRNVLKHAGGRPVTFRTLDIGGDKVVPYFRAAEEENPALGWRAIRLSLDRPGLLRTQLRAMLRAAAGADLRLMLPMVTEVSELREVRDLLQKEIQRQSKLGEQLPKKLQFGAMLEVPALLWQLDELMAEVDFVSVGSNDLFQFAMAVDRGNARVSDRFDTLGRPFLRILRDIVRAGERNETSVTLCGEMASKPISAMALLGIGFRSVSMSPAAIGPVKSMLLSLDAAKLEAILMPALDDTKPTVSIRQLLTDFAAETGVPL, encoded by the coding sequence ATGAGAGATCTCTCCGCGGGTCCGCGCGTTCTTCTCAAGCGGCTGCGCGAACTCATGGCGGAGCCGCTCGAGCCGCAGGAGCGCCTAGACCAGATCGTGCGCCAGATCGCGCAGAACATGGTCGCGGAGGTGTGTTCCGTCTACGTGCTGCGCTCCGACGGCGTTCTCGAACTCTACGCGACCGAAGGTCTCAATCCCGGCGCCGTTCACCTTGCCCAGCTCAAGATGGGCCAGGGCCTCGTCGGCACCATCGCGGCCTCCGCCCGGCCGCTGAATCTCTCCGACGCCCAGTCGCACCCCGCCTTCACCTATCTGCCGGAAACGGGTGAGGAGATCTACCACTCCTTCCTCGGCGTTCCTATCCTGCGCACCGGCAGGGCGCTCGGCGTGCTTGTCGTGCAGAACAAGGCGAGCCGCACCTACCGCGAAGACGAGGTGGAGGCGCTCGAAACGACGGCGATGGTGATTGCGGAAATGGTGGCGACGGGCGAGCTGAAGAAGCTCACCAAGCCGGGCCTCGAGCTCGACCTTTCCCGCCCCGTCGCGATCGAGGGGGCGAGCTTCGGCGAGGGCATCGGCCTCGGCTATGTCGTGCTGCACGAGCCGCGCATCGTCGTTACCAATCTCCTCAACGAGGATTCGGAACACGAGCTCGGCCGGCTTGCCGAAGCGCTTGGCTCCCTGCGCATCTCGATCGACGACATGCTGTCGCGCCGCGAGGTGTCGATGGAGGGCGAGCATCGCGAGGTGCTGGAAACCTACCGCATGTTCGCGCATGACCGCGGCTGGGTGAGGAAGCTCGAGGAAGCGATCCGCAACGGCCTGACGGCGGAAGCGGCCGTCGAGCGGGTGCAGAGCGAGACCAAGGCGCGCATGATCCGCATGACGGATCCGTATCTGCGCGAGCGCATGCACGATTTCGACGATCTCGCGAACCGGCTCCTGCGCCAGCTTACCGGCTATGGCGCGAAGCTGTCGGCCAGCAGCTTCCCGAACGATGCGATCATTGTGGCGCGTGCCATGGGTGCGGCCGAGCTGCTCGACTATCCGCGCCAGAACGTGCGCGGCCTCGTGCTGGAAGAGGGCGCCGTCACGAGCCATGTGGTGATCGTCGCCCGCGCCATGGGCATTTCCGTGGTCGGCCAGGCGGCGGGCGCGGTGGCGCTTGCCGAAAACGGCGATCCGATCATCGTCGACGGCGACGATGCGCGCGTGCATCTGAGGCCGCTGCCGGATCTCCAGCGCTCCTATGAGGAAAAGGTGCGCTTCCGCGCGCGCCGGCAGGAGCAGTACAGGGCGCTGCGGGCCGTCGAGCCTTTGACCAGGGACGGCCGCGAGATCAATTTGCAGATGAATGCCGGCCTTCTCGTCGATCTGCCGCATCTCAACGAATCAGGCGCATCCGGCATCGGCCTGTTCCGAACCGAACTCCAGTTCATGATCGCCTCGACCATGCCGAAGGCGGAGGAGCAGGAAGCCTTTTACCGCAACGTGCTGAAACATGCCGGCGGCCGGCCGGTGACCTTCCGCACGCTCGATATCGGCGGCGACAAGGTGGTGCCCTATTTCCGCGCGGCCGAGGAAGAGAACCCGGCCCTCGGTTGGCGCGCCATCCGCTTGTCGCTCGACCGACCGGGCCTTCTGCGCACCCAGCTCCGCGCCATGCTGCGCGCCGCGGCCGGGGCCGATCTCCGGCTGATGCTGCCGATGGTGACGGAGGTTTCGGAGCTGAGGGAGGTCCGCGACCTCCTCCAGAAGGAAATCCAGCGCCAGTCGAAACTCGGGGAGCAATTGCCGAAGAAGCTGCAATTCGGCGCGATGCTGGAAGTGCCGGCGCTGCTCTGGCAGCTCGACGAGCTGATGGCCGAGGTGGATTTCGTTTCCGTCGGCTCGAACGATCTCTTCCAGTTCGCGATGGCCGTCGACCGCGGCAATGCCCGCGTTTCCGACCGCTTCGACACGCTCGGCCGTCCGTTCCTGCGCATCCTGCGCGATATCGTGCGCGCCGGGGAGCGCAACGAGACGTCCGTGACGCTCTGCGGCGAGATGGCGAGCAAGCCGATTTCCGCCATGGCCCTACTCGGCATCGGTTTCCGCTCCGTCTCCATGTCGCCGGCGGCGATCGGCCCGGTGAAGTCCATGCTGTTGTCGCTCGATGCCGCAAAGCTGGAAGCCATCTTGATGCCGGCGCTGGACGACACGAAGCCGACCGTTTCGATCCGCCAGCTTCTCACCGATTTTGCGGCCGAGACCGGCGTTCCGCTTTAA
- a CDS encoding aspartate kinase, whose protein sequence is MARIVMKFGGTSVADLDRIHNVARHVKREVDNGHEVAVVVSAMSGKTNELVAWVQNMPKVTGANSPFYDAREYDAIVASGELVTAGLLAIALQSMGVDARSWQGWQIPIKTDNAHGAARILEIEGSDIIRRMGEGQVAVVAGFQGLGPDNRVATLGRGGSDTSAVAIAAAVKADRCDIYTDVDGVYTTDPRIEPKARRLKKIAFEEMLEMASLGAKVLQVRSVELAMVHKVRTFVRSSFEDPDAPGMGDLLNPPGTLICDEDEIVEQEVVTGIAYAKDEAQISLRRVADRPGVSAAIFGPLAEAHINVDMIVQNISEDGSKTDMTFTVPSGDMEKAIKVLEGAKEQVGFDVIQHETGLVKVSVIGIGMRSHAGVAASAFRALAEKGINIKAITTSEIKISILIDGPYAELAVRTLHSVYGLDKK, encoded by the coding sequence ATGGCACGCATCGTGATGAAATTCGGCGGAACGTCCGTCGCTGACCTCGACCGTATCCACAATGTGGCCCGTCATGTGAAACGCGAGGTCGACAACGGCCACGAGGTCGCCGTCGTCGTCTCGGCCATGTCCGGCAAGACGAACGAACTCGTCGCCTGGGTGCAGAACATGCCGAAGGTGACGGGCGCCAACTCGCCTTTCTACGATGCGCGCGAATATGACGCCATCGTCGCCTCGGGCGAACTCGTGACGGCCGGCCTTCTAGCCATCGCGCTCCAGTCGATGGGCGTCGATGCCCGCTCCTGGCAGGGCTGGCAGATCCCGATCAAGACCGACAACGCGCACGGCGCTGCCCGCATCCTCGAGATCGAGGGCTCTGATATCATCCGCCGCATGGGCGAGGGCCAGGTCGCCGTCGTCGCCGGCTTCCAGGGCCTCGGCCCGGACAACCGCGTCGCGACGCTCGGCCGCGGCGGTTCCGACACGTCCGCCGTCGCCATCGCCGCCGCCGTCAAGGCCGACCGCTGCGACATCTACACGGACGTCGACGGCGTCTACACGACCGACCCGCGCATCGAGCCGAAGGCCCGCCGCCTGAAGAAGATCGCCTTCGAGGAAATGCTCGAAATGGCCTCGCTCGGCGCCAAGGTGCTGCAGGTGCGCTCGGTGGAGCTTGCCATGGTGCACAAGGTGCGCACCTTCGTGCGGTCGTCTTTCGAGGATCCCGATGCGCCGGGCATGGGCGATCTTCTGAACCCGCCCGGTACGCTGATTTGTGATGAGGATGAGATCGTGGAACAGGAAGTCGTAACCGGCATTGCCTATGCCAAGGATGAAGCGCAGATCTCGCTCCGCCGCGTCGCAGACCGGCCGGGCGTTTCGGCCGCGATCTTCGGCCCGCTGGCCGAGGCCCATATCAATGTCGACATGATCGTCCAGAACATTTCCGAGGACGGCTCGAAGACCGACATGACCTTCACCGTGCCCTCCGGCGACATGGAGAAGGCGATCAAGGTGCTCGAAGGCGCCAAGGAACAGGTCGGCTTCGACGTGATCCAGCACGAGACGGGCCTCGTGAAGGTCTCGGTCATCGGCATCGGCATGCGCAGCCATGCGGGCGTCGCCGCCTCGGCCTTCCGCGCGCTCGCCGAGAAGGGCATCAACATCAAGGCCATCACCACTTCCGAGATCAAGATTTCCATCCTGATCGACGGCCCCTATGCCGAACTCGCCGTTCGGACTTTGCATTCCGTCTACGGTCTCGATAAGAAGTAA
- a CDS encoding ABC transporter substrate-binding protein gives MRKQLLTTTAAMLLAFTGSAFADMDAAKKFLDAEIGDMSTLDRAGQEAEMQWFIDAAKPFAGMEIKVVSETITTHEYESKVLAPAFTAITGIKITHDLIGEGDVIEKLQTQMQSGENIYDAYVNDSDLIGTHWRYQQARSLTDFMANEGKDVTNPGLDLDDFIGKSFTTAPDGKLYQLPDQQFANLYWFRYDWFNDEKNKADFKAKYGYDLGVPVNWSAYEDIAEFFTGREIDGKKVYGHMDYGKKDPSLGWRFTDAWLSMAGNGDKGIPNGKPVDEWGIKVDENSRPVGSCVARGGDTNGPAAVYSIEKYLQWLKAYAPAAAQGMTFSESGPVPSQGEVAQQMFTYTAFTADFVKPGLPVVNEDGTPKWRFAPSPHGVYWKDGMKLGYQDVGSWTLLKSTPDDRAKAAWLYAQFVVSKTVDVKKSHVGLTLIRESSIAHQSFTERAPKLGGLIEFYRSPARVQWSPTGTNIPDYPKLAQLWWQAIGDASSGAKSAQEAMDSLCAEQEKVLERLERAGVMGDMGPKLAEEHDLEYWNKDAVEKGNLAPQLKIENEKEKPLTVNYDELVKSWQK, from the coding sequence ATGCGAAAGCAACTTCTGACGACGACGGCGGCCATGCTGCTGGCGTTTACCGGTTCCGCATTTGCGGACATGGATGCTGCCAAGAAGTTCCTGGATGCGGAAATCGGCGACATGTCCACGCTCGACCGCGCCGGACAGGAAGCGGAAATGCAGTGGTTCATCGATGCCGCCAAGCCGTTCGCCGGCATGGAAATCAAGGTCGTCTCCGAAACGATCACCACGCATGAATACGAATCCAAGGTTCTGGCACCGGCTTTCACCGCCATCACCGGCATCAAGATCACGCATGACCTGATCGGCGAAGGCGACGTCATCGAGAAGCTCCAGACGCAGATGCAGTCGGGCGAGAACATCTATGACGCCTATGTCAACGACTCGGACCTCATCGGCACGCACTGGCGCTACCAGCAGGCCCGCTCGCTGACCGACTTCATGGCCAATGAAGGCAAGGACGTCACCAATCCGGGTCTCGACCTCGACGACTTCATCGGCAAGTCCTTCACGACCGCGCCGGACGGCAAGCTCTACCAGCTGCCCGACCAGCAGTTCGCGAACCTCTACTGGTTCCGCTACGACTGGTTCAACGACGAGAAGAACAAGGCGGACTTCAAGGCGAAGTACGGCTACGACCTCGGCGTTCCCGTCAACTGGTCCGCTTACGAGGATATTGCCGAATTCTTCACCGGCCGCGAGATCGACGGCAAGAAGGTCTATGGCCACATGGACTACGGCAAGAAGGACCCGTCGCTCGGCTGGCGCTTCACCGACGCCTGGCTCTCGATGGCAGGCAACGGCGACAAGGGCATTCCGAACGGCAAGCCGGTTGACGAATGGGGCATCAAGGTCGACGAGAATTCCCGTCCGGTCGGCTCGTGCGTCGCCCGCGGCGGCGACACGAACGGCCCGGCTGCGGTCTACTCGATCGAGAAGTACCTGCAGTGGCTGAAGGCCTACGCGCCGGCCGCCGCCCAGGGCATGACCTTCTCCGAATCCGGCCCGGTTCCCTCGCAGGGCGAAGTCGCCCAGCAGATGTTCACCTATACGGCGTTCACCGCCGACTTCGTGAAGCCCGGCCTGCCTGTCGTCAACGAGGACGGCACGCCGAAATGGCGTTTCGCGCCGTCGCCGCATGGCGTCTACTGGAAGGACGGCATGAAGCTCGGCTACCAGGACGTGGGTTCCTGGACGCTCTTGAAGTCCACGCCTGACGATCGCGCCAAGGCCGCATGGCTCTACGCGCAGTTCGTCGTCTCCAAGACGGTCGACGTCAAGAAGAGCCATGTCGGCCTGACGCTCATCCGCGAGTCCTCGATCGCCCACCAGTCCTTCACGGAGCGCGCTCCGAAGCTTGGCGGCCTCATCGAGTTCTACCGTTCGCCGGCCCGCGTCCAGTGGTCGCCGACCGGTACGAACATCCCGGACTATCCGAAGCTGGCTCAGCTCTGGTGGCAGGCCATCGGCGATGCCTCGTCGGGCGCCAAGTCCGCGCAGGAAGCCATGGACTCGCTCTGCGCCGAGCAGGAAAAGGTTCTGGAACGCCTGGAACGCGCCGGCGTCATGGGCGACATGGGGCCGAAGCTCGCCGAAGAGCACGATCTTGAATACTGGAACAAGGATGCCGTCGAGAAGGGCAACCTCGCTCCGCAGCTCAAGATCGAGAACGAGAAGGAAAAGCCGCTTACCGTCAACTATGACGAGCTGGTCAAGAGCTGGCAGAAGTAA
- a CDS encoding DUF2160 domain-containing protein, which translates to MAAVANRNKSWPVALAGVVVVYAVAAGLIVMALPLKDGARDWFAPLVPGGWMAWSFPTAMFFLTIFFLIALMAVWEYARPGGSPRVGILRFETTRGDRLFVSLLGSAFIHLAWLGLVGPNLWWALALSVVYAVGVFRFV; encoded by the coding sequence ATGGCTGCCGTCGCCAACCGAAACAAAAGCTGGCCCGTGGCGCTTGCCGGCGTGGTCGTCGTCTATGCCGTCGCCGCCGGGCTGATCGTCATGGCGCTTCCGCTCAAGGACGGCGCGCGCGATTGGTTCGCCCCGCTCGTTCCGGGCGGCTGGATGGCCTGGTCGTTCCCGACGGCCATGTTCTTCCTGACGATCTTTTTCCTGATCGCGCTGATGGCGGTCTGGGAATATGCCCGTCCGGGCGGTTCCCCGCGCGTCGGCATCCTGCGCTTCGAGACGACCCGCGGCGACCGGCTGTTCGTGTCGCTGCTCGGCTCGGCGTTCATTCATCTCGCATGGCTGGGGCTCGTCGGCCCCAACCTGTGGTGGGCTCTTGCCTTGTCCGTGGTCTACGCCGTTGGCGTTTTCCGCTTCGTCTAG
- a CDS encoding carbohydrate ABC transporter permease: MNKTWNNKAWFMVLPVLLLVAFSAVIPLMTVVNYSVQDTFGNNQFFWNGVGWFSDVLESDRFWQALGRNLLFSGIILAIEIPLGILIALNMPKKGLGVPVCLVLMALPLLIPWNVVGTIWQVFGRVDIGLLGRTLDALGISYNYVNNVFDAWMTLIIMDVWHWTSLVVLLCYAGLVSIPEAYYQAAKIDGASRWAVFRYIQLPKMKRVLLIAFLLRFMDSFMIYTEPFVVTGGGPGNSTTFLSIDLVKMAIGQFDLGPAAAMSIIYFLIILLLSWIFYTVMTSSDEQA, encoded by the coding sequence ATGAACAAGACCTGGAACAACAAGGCCTGGTTCATGGTCCTGCCCGTCCTGCTGCTCGTCGCCTTCTCGGCGGTGATCCCGCTGATGACGGTGGTGAACTATTCGGTGCAGGATACGTTCGGCAACAACCAGTTCTTCTGGAATGGCGTCGGCTGGTTCTCCGACGTCCTTGAATCCGACCGCTTCTGGCAGGCGCTCGGGCGCAACCTGCTCTTTTCCGGCATCATCCTCGCCATCGAGATACCGCTCGGCATCCTGATCGCGCTCAACATGCCGAAGAAGGGTCTCGGCGTGCCGGTCTGCCTCGTCCTGATGGCGCTGCCGCTGCTCATTCCGTGGAACGTCGTCGGCACGATCTGGCAGGTCTTCGGCCGTGTCGATATCGGCCTGCTCGGCCGCACGCTCGATGCGCTCGGCATCAGCTACAACTACGTCAACAACGTCTTCGACGCCTGGATGACGCTCATCATCATGGATGTCTGGCACTGGACGAGCCTTGTCGTGCTGCTCTGCTATGCCGGCCTCGTCTCGATCCCGGAGGCCTATTACCAGGCGGCCAAGATCGACGGCGCGTCTCGCTGGGCCGTGTTCCGCTACATCCAGCTTCCGAAGATGAAGCGCGTGCTGCTCATCGCCTTCCTGCTGCGCTTCATGGACAGCTTCATGATCTACACCGAGCCCTTCGTCGTCACCGGCGGCGGCCCCGGCAACTCGACGACATTCCTGTCGATCGACCTCGTCAAGATGGCGATCGGCCAGTTCGACCTCGGCCCGGCCGCGGCCATGTCCATCATCTACTTCCTGATCATCCTTCTGCTGTCGTGGATCTTCTATACGGTCATGACCAGCAGCGACGAACAGGCGTGA
- a CDS encoding ABC transporter ATP-binding protein: MARITLDHIRHAYGEKPKSEADYSLKEVHHEWNDGGAYALLGPSGCGKTTLLNIISGLLQPSEGRILFDGNDVTNLPTQQRNIAQVFQFPVIYDTMTVYDNLAFPLRNRSVAEPEVDRRVRDILEMIDLSDWAKKTARGLTADQKQKISLGRGLVRNDVNAILFDEPLTVIDPHMKWVLRSQLKKLHRQFGFTMVYVTHDQTEALTFADKVVVMYDGQIVQIGTPAELFEKPSHTFVGYFIGSPGMNVLPAAIDGSSIKVGEETLTLDYKPQIAIGARTELGIRPEFITLSREGMPVSISKVEDIGRQKIVRAEFAGKPIAIVVPEDGEIPADARVTFDPTAINIYADSWRVGREG; encoded by the coding sequence ATGGCACGCATCACCCTCGACCACATCCGCCACGCCTACGGCGAAAAGCCGAAATCGGAAGCGGACTATTCCCTGAAGGAAGTCCACCACGAGTGGAACGACGGCGGCGCCTATGCGCTGCTCGGCCCCTCGGGCTGCGGCAAGACCACGCTGCTCAACATCATCTCGGGCCTGCTGCAGCCGTCCGAAGGCCGCATCCTGTTCGACGGCAACGACGTGACGAACCTGCCGACGCAGCAGCGCAACATCGCGCAGGTCTTCCAGTTCCCGGTCATCTACGACACGATGACGGTCTACGACAATCTCGCCTTCCCGCTGCGCAACCGTAGCGTCGCCGAGCCCGAAGTCGACCGGCGCGTGCGTGATATCCTCGAGATGATCGACCTTTCGGACTGGGCGAAGAAGACCGCGCGCGGCCTCACCGCCGACCAGAAGCAGAAGATCTCGCTCGGCCGCGGCCTCGTGCGCAACGACGTCAACGCGATCCTCTTCGACGAGCCGCTGACCGTCATCGACCCGCACATGAAATGGGTGCTGCGCTCGCAGCTCAAGAAGCTGCACCGCCAGTTCGGCTTCACCATGGTCTATGTCACGCACGACCAGACCGAGGCGCTGACCTTTGCCGACAAGGTCGTCGTCATGTATGACGGCCAGATCGTGCAGATCGGCACGCCGGCCGAACTCTTCGAGAAGCCGAGCCACACCTTCGTCGGCTATTTCATCGGCTCGCCCGGCATGAACGTGCTGCCCGCCGCCATCGATGGCAGCAGCATCAAGGTCGGCGAAGAGACGCTGACGCTCGACTACAAGCCTCAGATCGCCATCGGCGCCAGAACCGAGCTCGGCATCCGCCCGGAATTCATCACGCTGTCGCGCGAGGGCATGCCCGTCTCGATCAGCAAGGTCGAGGATATCGGCCGGCAGAAGATCGTGCGCGCCGAATTCGCCGGCAAGCCGATCGCCATCGTCGTGCCGGAGGACGGGGAGATCCCGGCCGATGCGCGCGTGACCTTCGATCCCACCGCCATCAACATCTACGCCGACAGCTGGCGTGTCGGCAGGGAGGGCTGA
- a CDS encoding ABC transporter ATP-binding protein: MLELRNIAKAAGAETHIHPTNLVLERGSLNVLLGPTLSGKTSLMRLMAGLDKPTSGSVWFDGKDVTGVRVQDRGVAMVYQQFINYPALTVYENIASPMRIKGADSATIDREVRKAADLLKLTPYLDRTPLNLSGGQQQRTALARAIVKNASLVLLDEPLANLDYKLREELRLELPKIFAASGAIFVYATTEPSEALLLGGNTATLSQGRITQFGRTIDVYRRPNDLLTARTFADPPLNTMQVAKTGGRFEIGGKPLLPVPAHLAGVPDGPCTIAFHPHHLSLASQTAASASLEARTAISEIAGSESFIHIEFEGARWVMLSPGIHDIEPDAVIPVHVDIRHLMAFGTDGKAIAAPAAAAA, from the coding sequence ATGCTTGAACTCAGAAACATCGCGAAGGCGGCGGGGGCGGAAACGCATATCCACCCGACCAACCTCGTGCTCGAGCGCGGCTCGCTCAACGTGCTGCTCGGCCCGACGCTGTCGGGCAAGACCTCGCTGATGCGGCTGATGGCCGGCCTCGACAAGCCGACTTCGGGCTCCGTCTGGTTCGACGGCAAGGACGTGACGGGCGTTCGCGTGCAGGATCGCGGCGTCGCCATGGTCTACCAGCAGTTCATCAACTATCCGGCGCTGACGGTTTACGAGAACATCGCCTCGCCGATGCGCATCAAGGGCGCCGACAGCGCGACCATCGACCGCGAAGTGCGCAAGGCGGCCGACCTCCTGAAGCTGACGCCCTATCTCGACCGCACGCCGCTCAACCTTTCCGGCGGCCAGCAGCAGCGCACGGCGCTTGCCCGCGCCATCGTGAAGAATGCCAGCCTCGTGCTGCTCGACGAGCCGCTCGCCAATCTCGACTACAAGCTGCGCGAGGAGCTGCGCCTCGAACTGCCGAAGATATTCGCCGCCTCAGGCGCAATCTTCGTCTACGCGACGACGGAACCCTCCGAGGCGCTGCTTCTGGGCGGCAATACGGCGACGCTGTCGCAGGGCCGTATCACCCAGTTCGGCCGCACGATCGACGTCTACCGCCGCCCGAACGACCTTCTGACGGCGCGCACCTTCGCCGACCCGCCGCTGAACACGATGCAGGTCGCCAAGACGGGTGGCCGGTTCGAGATCGGCGGCAAGCCCTTGCTGCCGGTGCCGGCGCATCTTGCCGGCGTGCCGGACGGTCCCTGCACCATCGCCTTCCACCCGCATCATCTTTCCCTCGCCAGCCAGACCGCGGCCTCGGCGAGCCTTGAGGCGCGCACGGCGATTTCGGAAATCGCCGGTTCGGAAAGCTTCATCCACATCGAATTCGAGGGCGCCCGCTGGGTCATGCTCTCGCCGGGCATCCACGACATCGAGCCGGACGCGGTCATCCCCGTCCATGTCGACATACGCCACCTGATGGCGTTCGGCACGGATGGCAAGGCGATCGCCGCGCCGGCCGCCGCGGCGGCCTGA
- the glpD gene encoding glycerol-3-phosphate dehydrogenase, producing MDGDVIRDIFVIGGGINGCGIARDAAGRGYSVVLAEMKDFASGTSSASTKLIHGGLRYLEHYEFRLVREALMEREVLWAMAPHVIWPMRFVLPFQKGGPRPAWLIRLGLFLYDYIGGRKLLPATATLDLAKDPAGRPLKKLFRKAFEYSDGWVDDARLVVLNARDAADRGADIRTATRVVTARRENGHWNVETENVDTGARETVRARMLVNAAGPWVDKVLSTAFGRNDVHNVRLVQGSHIVVKKKFSDPRAYFFQNPDGRIMFAIPYQEEFTLIGTTDRDYQGDPRDARIGDAEIDYLCASASEYFAEPVTREDIVWTYSGVRPLFDDGASKAQEATRDYVLKVEGGNGQAPLLNIFGGKLTTYRRLAESALEKIGETIGAKGDRWTAGSRLPGGDFKVDGFDAEVKGLALRFAFLTPAHARRLVRLYGTRAAAMLEGAKTVADLGRHFGSDLYEREVRWLMKEEWARHAEDVLWRRTKRGLHLTAAEAAALEDYMAAAKAAPH from the coding sequence TTGGACGGCGACGTGATCCGCGATATTTTCGTCATCGGTGGCGGCATCAACGGCTGCGGCATCGCGCGCGATGCGGCCGGCCGCGGCTATTCGGTCGTGCTGGCCGAGATGAAGGATTTCGCATCGGGCACGTCCTCGGCCTCTACCAAGCTCATCCATGGTGGCCTGCGCTATCTGGAGCACTACGAATTCCGTCTGGTGCGTGAGGCGCTGATGGAGCGCGAAGTGCTCTGGGCGATGGCGCCGCACGTCATCTGGCCGATGCGCTTCGTCCTGCCCTTCCAGAAGGGTGGTCCGCGTCCGGCCTGGCTCATCCGCCTCGGCCTTTTCCTCTATGACTATATCGGCGGCCGCAAGCTGCTGCCGGCGACCGCGACGCTCGACCTTGCGAAGGATCCCGCCGGCCGGCCACTGAAGAAGCTCTTCCGCAAGGCTTTCGAATATTCCGACGGCTGGGTGGACGATGCGCGCCTTGTCGTGCTCAACGCCCGCGATGCCGCCGACCGCGGCGCGGATATCCGCACGGCTACCCGGGTCGTCACCGCGCGGCGCGAGAACGGCCACTGGAACGTCGAGACGGAGAATGTTGATACGGGGGCCCGCGAGACGGTTCGCGCCCGCATGCTGGTGAACGCGGCCGGCCCCTGGGTGGACAAGGTTCTTTCCACGGCTTTCGGCCGCAACGACGTGCACAATGTCCGCCTCGTGCAGGGCAGCCATATCGTCGTGAAGAAGAAGTTCTCCGATCCGCGCGCCTACTTCTTCCAGAACCCGGACGGGCGTATCATGTTCGCCATTCCGTACCAGGAAGAATTCACGCTGATCGGCACGACCGACCGCGACTATCAGGGCGACCCCCGCGACGCCCGCATCGGCGACGCGGAAATCGATTATCTCTGCGCCTCGGCCAGCGAATATTTTGCCGAGCCGGTGACGCGCGAGGACATTGTCTGGACCTATTCCGGCGTGCGCCCGCTCTTCGACGACGGCGCCAGCAAGGCGCAGGAAGCGACACGCGACTACGTGCTGAAGGTCGAGGGCGGCAATGGCCAGGCGCCGCTGCTCAACATCTTCGGCGGCAAGCTCACCACCTACCGGCGTCTTGCCGAATCGGCGCTGGAGAAGATCGGCGAAACGATCGGCGCAAAGGGCGACCGCTGGACGGCCGGCTCGCGTCTGCCGGGCGGCGATTTCAAGGTGGACGGCTTCGACGCCGAGGTGAAGGGACTGGCCCTGCGCTTTGCGTTCCTGACGCCCGCCCACGCCCGCCGGCTCGTTCGGCTCTACGGCACGCGGGCGGCGGCGATGTTGGAGGGGGCGAAGACGGTCGCCGATCTCGGCCGGCATTTCGGCAGCGATCTCTACGAGCGCGAAGTGCGCTGGCTGATGAAGGAAGAATGGGCCCGGCATGCCGAGGACGTGCTGTGGCGGCGGACCAAACGAGGATTGCACCTGACGGCGGCTGAAGCGGCCGCGCTGGAAGACTACATGGCGGCAGCAAAGGCGGCGCCCCACTAG